DNA from Prunus persica cultivar Lovell chromosome G6, Prunus_persica_NCBIv2, whole genome shotgun sequence:
GTCGGAGGTTGCTTGAATTACAAGCCATGGAACTCGGCTCTGCCTCGCACCTCGAACCTCAAACACTCATGAACCATGGCGGTGGAGAATTTGGCTTCAAATTCAATGGCGAATATTTCTTGGCTTCACGGCCTGCTATGGTGGAGAAACTGGGGCAAAAGAGAATGGGCAATATCAGCCATCGGATTTGCCGTCTTTGTCTTCGCTCTCGCTTTCGTCTCCTACTCTTGGATCTCTGATCCAGACTCCAACCTCAGCTCCTCATTCCATCGAATCACCGCCACCGATTTGGTCGACTTAACCTTGTTGCACAACGCCACACGTAGAGGCGCAGGTACTCAATCTTAACCCTGCTAgccaaatttcaaaatttcttgTGTCTTCAGCTCCTAATTCAATTCTCTTCttgtttaaatttaaatttatggtTTGCAGTTTGCTTAGATGGGAGTTTGCCTGGCTACCATTATCAAAAGGGCTTTGGTTCTGGCGCCAATAGTTGGGTGCTTTACATTGAGGTCCTAATAACTCAAatcttatgtttttctttttctttcattccATTTACTTTTTCTATTAGAGATGTTGATTAAGAAAGCAAAAATGGGTAATGGGTTTgagttgaaaattgaaatgcaGGGTGGAGGTTGGTGCAATACAATAGAATCGTGTTTTTGGCGTAGAGAGATCCATTTAGGGTCTTCCAAACATATGGGACATCGAGTTCACTTTACTGGGATTTTAAGCCCTCACCAAGCACAAAATCCTGGTACTTCAATTTGACTCACCTGCTTTGTTGTTGTACCATCACCATAACGCTTAAGTTTGTAGCTTTTAACCAGCTAATTGATGTGATTCAATTCCATTTTTGGAGCATGCTCTAGAATTCTTTAACTGGAACAGAGTCAAAGTGCAGTATTGTGATGGTGCATCTTTAGCCGGCCACCCGGATAAGGAGTTGAGGGTAAGTTTTTATTTGGATATTTTAACCAgttgtaattttaataatggaagtttttgtttttgttttttttgagtAATTAACATTGTGTGTTCTTCAATGGCATAGAATGGAACACGTCTTTTCTTTAGGGGCCAGCTCATCTGGGAAGCACTTATGGATAAGTTCTTCTCACTTGGCCTGTCGAAGGCGAAACAGGTATCTCTATGGTTACTTGGATTAAGCTCTAATTGTTCTATACATGTACAGTACATGGTTAGATGATTACGATTATCACTCTAATTCGGAGAGCTAATCATGGATGTTTTAATGACATAATTTGTTGATTCTCACTCGCATAAATTCACTTTCCTGTCCAAAATAGGTCTGTTTCTGCTAATATGTATGAGTGACAATCTTACAGGCCCTTCTTGCAGGATGCTCCGCTGGTGGATTGGCGGCTCTTATACATTGTGATGAATTTCGTGGTCTTCTGCCTAAGAATGTAACTGTCAAATGTCTTGCTGATGCAGGTTTTTTTCTTGATGAGTATGTTTTATGTGTACCTGTGCGTTCTGCACCAACATCTTTGAGCTAATCTGTTCAGTATGAAGTCTTTCTAGAATCATGTTTTCTTATGTGAACTCTTCTTAGGATCATACTTTCTTGCTTCACTTATATCTcctaaatataaaatttcgtGTGATAACGTGCAGTTTCGTGATCCTACTATTTCTAGTTCATACATCAGGAATTGAAAGCCTATCATAATTAAACACCTACATACCAATCTATTTTCTAGAAACTTTGAAATTCTTCGTATCAAACTACACCAGGAATGTTGAATTTCTTGCATGCTTTTACTAACTGCTTGTATGTGCATAATgctgcattattattattttcaatgcATCCTCTGTGCTCCGAATAGTGATCACACAGAGaaaataaagattttttttagcTACTTTCTGTTTCCTGCATTTCAGGAAAGATGTTATCGAAAATCCCACCATGAGATATTTCTTTCACGATGTTTTCATCCTTCACGTAATGCTCTGATCTTTACTGATACTATCTTATGTAATCTTTAGCTAGGTGATACTTACCCTTGTTTTCTCTGTACAAATTTGATTACTAACAATGGTGATACTGTTGGGTTCTCGGGATCTCGGGTTTGACGGATGGTGTGAATATGGGGGGTGTATACACTAGTgaatataaaattgaaatctttAATATGGTGCATCTGCTAATGCTTATTTTAGTATCTAACACTTCATACATGATACAGGGTTACATccattttgattttataaCCATTATACAGTACTTTCATAGACACTAAGGTCTAGCTGAAAGCTACAGGTTTAACACAAGAGTCATTATTTATATCTCTTGCTTATTTTTCTGGTCAGGGTTTAAGAAAAAGTTTACACAAGGATTGTATTGCAAGAAAGGAACCAGCTGAGGTAGGTTTTCTTTAACTCTTACACAGTATCTCTATCGAGATGTTCTTAATTCTTCTGCTCAGTTGTTGATTCATAACACAAAGCCCCTATTATCTGTTGTGATTTTTCAGTGTCTCTTTCCTaaagaaattattaaaaacattgcCACCCCAGTGTTCCTCCTCCACTCAGCTTATGATTTTTGGCAGGTAAGTTTCCTCAGAACCCAAGTTTCATTTGCACGTCACCAGAATTTGATTTCACattcattgtttttatttttcgtaATTGGATGATCATTAGATACAAAATATCTTGATACCTGAAGGATCAGATCTGTATCACTACTGGCAAAAGTGCAGACTGGACATTCATAATTGCAATGCTACCCAGGTTGAAATACTGAAAGGTAATTGGGTATGATTCTCATGACACAATATGTATTGCCTGACAGTTCAGTAAATGACTTACAGCTAAAATTGGCCTGAGTCTATGTAGCAAGGGATTATATGGCCCACTCTTCAAGGAATACTATCTCAATGGTCTTATAATTGTTAGCTAAAGTACATTGCTGATTGCCACCAGCCATTTGTAGACTTATGTGGACTATAAACCAGCATATTTCCATCCAGCCCGCAAGATGTAATCAGAAGGAAGTTTATGGTCTTATTATGTTACATTTAAACTAGAATTCTTAGGGTCGCTGAACCAGAGAAAATTTCGGCGAAGATAACCTGGTTATAGAGTATTTGGACCATAAACCAGCATTTTAAACCGCTTCCAGTTGCATTCAGGGGGCACTACTGGGGTCCTCTTCTTAGGTTTCTTTTTAGCAAGGGAATATCTCGGGGAACTGGTTGGTATTCCCAAACCCATGTAGCACACATGTTTTTGCGCATACAATGGTCCACCATCGGTTCATCTTATGTGTACTTGTATTAACTGGTTTGAGACCTCGTCATTTGGAAAATAAGATTTATGCATTGGACCCTAAGTTTACTTGtaaacataatattgtggcaaATTACCTTGGCAACTTTTTTTCGTACAGGTTACCGCAGATCTCTTTTGAAGGCGCTAAAAGAATTCCAGAAAAATAAGGAAGGAGGAATGTTTATAAGTTCATGCTTTATTCATTGCCAGGCATGGATGACTGAGACATGGCATGCTCCTACTTCTCCACGAATAAACAATAAGGTGAGGAGTTTCTTATCATCGTATTTGAATGCTGAGATAAGATAAGGCTTTCTTGTTAACTAGAATATTATTTCAGAAAGTATTTCATCCCTGCAGTACGTTTCTATGTGATTTCTAGAGGGAGAGAGCCTCAGTcatctctctcccctctcccCAACCCCTGCCCCCTACGTGGGCGTCCTTGTGCTAAATCATGTTATACAATCTATGTGTTTGTCATGTGATTTTACCTACTAAAGCTGAAGTGCCGTAAGACCAGCATCATGGCATCAAATGtgtttaaataatttatttatcggGTTTCTGTCATTTTCGTAACTAAACTCGATATCTAAccgtttgtttttgttgttactGATAGACAATTGCAGAGTCCGTTGGCGATTGGTACTTTAATCGAAATGCATCAAAGAAAATTGACTGCCCGTTTCTATGCAATCCTACCTGCTATCATGTGAATTTCACACACGGTTGATTGAACTCAAGAACACAAGTTTTTAGCGGTTATTCCCAACTGTAGATCCTTACTTCCTCAGTATCCCCTGGTGGAAATACTCTCCTCCTTGTTCAGTGCATGATCCTATTTTTGTAGATACCGAGAATGAAGGTGTTTTCAGAAGAAAACAGTTTATATTGTTGTCACTTCTTTACATATAGGAGATAGTCATTGTTAAATTTTGTATATTACATTGCAGAGTACAAATTAACCAAATGAAAGGCCTTTGCTTGCAATGTAGCGATAATTTTGAAACAGCTCAATGCTCAAGGATGTGTGTGTATGCTAATTGCTATGATTATCTTCTGTACACCTTACTTAACAGAAACAAATTGTAAATACTGCACCTCCTAATTATAAACCCAATTTAGTGCTTGAAACTTGTAAATCATGAGATAATTGTAGATACGTGATTTCTAGATCTCTGCTCTCACCACTCTACAAATCTCATGTCACTTGAGTTAAGGCTTATGAGCCATATATTTTCGATCACAGTATATCATACATGTTACATGTAGATGGTTGTAGATACCAAGCCATAACATTTTCGTCTATAAAAATAATGCTAACTTGTGAAACATGAAGCATGCATTGATTTTCATGCTGCCAGGGTTTAGCAAAGAGTTTGCACAAGGATTGTGCTACGAGAAAGGAACCCTCGAAGGTAGGTGCTCTTTTCCTATTATGTATAGGGTACCACTGAGCAAATTTGATAGGTTTCTTCTTATTTCCTATTGTTTGTTGTGAACTTTTAACACCCCAGTGTTCCTAGTCAACCCCCCCTACGATTTTTGGCAGGTAATTTTCCTCAGAGCTTCATTTGCTTAATTGATTTCACCTTCCTTTTCTCATTTCCTAATTGTTAGATACAACATATTTTGATACCTGAATCATCAGATCCACATGGCTATTGGAAATGGTGCAAATTgaacattttcaattgcaaTCCTAGCCAGGTTGAAATACTACAAGGTAATTGGATATGCATCTTGTGACCCAATATGTATTGCCTGACTGACAGTCTAGGAAAATCACATACACCTAATGCTAGTTTGagtctatatatatttttaacacCATAAACCAGCGTTTTTGCAGCCTGCAAGTTGTGATCAGCAGGAAATTTGGGTCTTCTCATCATGTCACATTTAAACTACTCTATAAAATTCTTACACTTAAAATAGGATTCTTAAGGAAATTGTTCTATATGCAAGTTGGAAACAGTGGGCATTGCTAATGTAATCTTAATAGGTCATCTTTTAGCAAGGAAATATCTTGTGGGGCTTTCTGGCATTTCCGAACCCATGTAGCGCACGCATGTATTTTCGACAGACAAAAATTATATCATCGGTTCATCTTGCATGTACTTTTAGCTTCACTAGCTTGAGGCTTCTTGGGAAatgaaaaataggattcaATGTATTGGTCCCTGTAATTGTAAACCCTATTGGTCCCTGTAATTAACTGTATAACAAATTgtaatatatttattcttagcactaatatttTAGATAAATCATacactatttaatttttataaataaataaaaaaaaatccaaaaaatgatagttgaccctatttaatttaattttgattattaaattactttgatgccctattgagtgttttgagcttttttatgaagttttggggttgtgtttgttttaatggtagttttgtaatttaaaagaaattaaaagtttttttgttatgttgtaaatgagctttgagtgtgtttttaaagtccattttatataagattttttttttaatttttaaaataaataatttgggatcctacatctatatatataaagcaaaaggcagagaatagtgaaacattcaaaataccagaaaatgtccttggttaatgcaaacattaagaattgaaattattaattaaatgaggataatatggtaaattcacaagttttcgtattaaaaaaattaaaattaaaagaaaattcagataatgggtcctatttttatagaacacaaatatccattatcttttttaattctaaaataaatttaatttttttttaaaaaaaaatctcgcatgcgcggaagcgcgtgcagagaggctagttgggtataatagtgaatctcccaaaaGAATACTGTGGCAATTAACTTACCAACTTATTTCATACGGGTTTCTGAGGTTCGATGTTGAAGGCGCTGAACGAATTCCGAAAAAATAAGGAGGGAGGAATGTTTATAAATTCATGTTTTATTCATTGCCAGACATGGATAACTGAGACATGGCATTCACCCAATTCTCCACGAATAAACAATAAGGTGAGGAAAGTTTCATGATCTTATTTGAATGTGGAGAGACCCTCAGTGATCTCTAAATCCCTCTCCCTCCCACTGTGGGTAGTGTTCAGTGTTTAGCTCTGTTCATAAGCTTAATGCTCATGCTTCATACTTGCATATGATTACGATATACATATCGAAGTTCTATTCAGCGACTTGAGAGCCAGCATTGAAACTCTTCAATGGTGCACTCAAAAAATTGGATGTTTAGGGAAgcaatattttatttcatccTGTAAGATAAATCTGTTGGAAATTGGCTTGCCAAACGAATGCCAAGAAGCTGGAAGACGAGGTGCAGCAGCGGAGGAGTCGACTGGTTGAGTCGACATGGGTCCACCGGTCGTTTTTGGACAGAGAGCTCATGTTGCTTGCTGCTTCAAAATGACCGGTCAACTCTCCAGGTCGACCGGTCGCTTTCGTCATGCTGTGTTGTTTTCTCCACGCGTTTTAACTTGTTTTTCCATGTGTTTTAAGTTTCCTTTCCAAATGGTTTTGTAACCCCAAcattaattagttttttgGAAGCTTGAGAGCTGTTTTAGGGGTTAGGAACTAGTTTGGAAAGGGGAGGGAACTGATTTGTAATTGCTCTAGGTGTGACTTCCAGTATGTTGTTGTAGCTCTAGGTGCATGACTTTCTATCCCAAGCATTAGTGGGGATGGTTAAGCATAGGCATTGATAGGGCCAGCTAGACACCCAAATGCATTGAAGATGTGCAACTGATGTGTTGTAGCAGTCAAGGCATTAATGTGGAGGATTCCCATCCCAAGAACATAATGACGGTGGTTGGTGTGAAGACTTATCTTCCTAAAGCATTGATGAGGGTGACTAGCAAGTAATGTAGCAGTTGAAAAGATGCTCCCTATACTTGTCTATTTAAAGTGTAGAGAATACAATGAGAAACAGCAACTAGAGAAAGCTGGGAGTCCAAGGAAGAGAGAGCAATCAGCTCAAGGTAGGAGCTGAGAGTTGGAGTCTTGTAAAACTAAGTGAGagagttgttgttgttatggTGTTTTAGATACCCTGCAAAACATAGATTATTTCAAACATGCATTATACTCGCAAGTGCATGAATTGTTGGTAATAAAGCTTATGTAAGTGCGAGGTCGATTCCATATGGATTGGATCACCTAATTCCATTTGATTTCCTagtgaaaaaaaggaaaaaaaagaaagaaaaacaaaagtacaaTGTCATCCAACTCGAAGGCTAAAATCACACTTGAAACGCACAACACATGGGGGGTGGGGGTTTGAAGTGAGATGCTAATTCTAGAGACATCTATAAAAAGAAATGCTAAGTAAGaagattaacaaataaaagtgACAAAATGTAATCTAGGACAACTAAAACTAGAACACTTAGAAGTCATACATACACTTTTACTCATGTTATTGAATACTCAAAGCAAATAAACTCTAGACACATTGATGAAGATGTTCGCAATCAAGACCGAGTTTAGTGGCTCAAGAAGCATTGATTTTCTGTAAAATAAGTAAGGTACGTGTTTAGTGCTATAATACTTGTGCTtcccataaaatcaatctAGGTGTGCTTAGTATTTAGATTTAATCATATGAAAAACCCATTAAGTTTGAAAAGAATATGAACATATCACAAGAACCCCAATAGCATAATGTTTACATTAGGCATTCAAGAAACCAATTCACATGGATGATTCTTACTTCATCTATTAGTTGCTTAGGAAAACATGAAGGTACATATAATCTCAACAATCTCAAGAAGCAAACTTTCAAGGGTGatcaaccaaagaaaaacatacatcaaggtTAGATTATTTTAGTGAAGAGGAATTCATCAATTGTTGTCAAGAAACCAATTCACATGATGCTCACTTATTCAATCTGACAGGACCGGCCCCGAATTTTCCAAAACCTGAGACGAATCTTGtggaattcccgacatcacTCGGATGCCAGGCCTACTTACTAAAGACTgagactttctgccgaaatttcggctgAATCTCCCATATAAATttgacatttcccaaaatttcaacctgcataaaacacatttaatattccaacAGGCAGCACACACAATATAACTttatgcaattcacataaacggccttCCAGTAATTCGCAATGAAACCAACAAACTCTAAACAATGCAAatataaactcaaaaacatttATGAACGTCAAATGCGATTTCCATCATCTAAATTCCCAAATATTAAACGTACAAAATTTAAACCTCCTAACAAGATGGCATATCATTTTTACCTAAATTTCAGGACCAACGACAATGTTCGAACCAATCTCAATAGAACAACaggactaacatttagtctgcggctgcacctagtaaccttaggctgcctacgtacccttactgagggatcaagccataCGTAGTTCTTTCTACTAAAACCCGATtccaaacatatataataccTTTATTCATCTCTTTGTAtttcacaatatctccccatacgccggtacaactaACGACACGTATgtggtctgtcaacacgccggataacctacgccacgtgcgacctcaacatactatcacaatatctccccatacgccggtacaaccaacgccacgtatggggtctgtctcaacgctgaaaaatcctacgccatgcgagacctcaacatcatatcacataatcttcccatatgccggtacaaccaacgccacgtatggggtctgtccgcacgccggataacctacgccacgtgggaccttacataatatcacaatatctccccatacgccggtacaaccaacgccacgtatggggcctatcaacacgccggataacctacgccacgtgcgacctcaccatattatcacataatctcctcatacgccAGTACAACCAACGCTACGAATGAGGTCTGTCTCAAAGCTGGATAACCTACACCACGcgagacctcaacatcatattacaACATCTCCcaatacgccggtacaaccaacgccaagTATGAGGTCTGtccgcacgccggataacctacgccacgtgggacctaacaatcacaggGTGGTACTTATAGTGTAATCATAATCCAGGGAGGTACTTAGGGTAGTGCTTATAGTACTTCAAATTGACATTctagacttttttttatacctttacaaccatatatatatatatatatattgatttctaatattgtgtaaaccTCAACAAGTCTAGCATCCGATAATCTcccaatttaaaataataaattaatatcctAATCCTACATAATCAACATACTTATCTAACAATCAAGACATGTCTCTACGGTCATTTAAATCCTCCTGGGAAGGTGAGACTACCCCGAAAGACTCATAGTCAACCAAGGGTAAAACTACCCACACTTGGTCAAATAGGCCCACGGGGCCCatgacctccaaattccgatcCGAAGGTTCCTATGGCTTctacaaggtataggacactcgtcctgcaagtttaGTCCAGATTGGAACATCAGATCGCTCacaatcgcacgatctgacggttaatataaacataaattttaaattattaaatcggaacatccggggctccgatttatgatccgtgaattcctacacgattctagaaatacctagattaacatatattaaattcgaGACCATCCAATGGTCCTAACCTATCGAACCCATATAACGTTCAATAAGCGATATCCGTtcgagactcaaacggtatccaaattgacaTCTGAGCACACCCACGCACTCGTGAGAACCAGGAGATTACATCGGGACATAGTTccctttttctacagtgcccacgggGTGCCGCACGCACCGGCAGCGCGtcggtgcccaaagcgattacgcatcaccggaaaatctcaaaaccacggctccaaactcctaccctaggtataacactgtatttggagccacttttgttcttggacctaccccaaaaactgaccggaggTGGCCAAAATCGCGATCCAAAAATCGGCCAAAGTTCAATTCGTAAATCGAATTACCTACGCTAGGAATCGAtcgaatcctacccaacaggcagctagagcatgaaaagtaggtgagaaaccatacctcactcaTCGGAATctgtggccggaggagggagatcgacggcggaGAAGTTCGGACGACACCGGCCgctttttctccattttccaaCGAAACCGCAGTGGCTGGCGGCTGGCGGCGGGACCTGGCTGGGGTTGGAAGAGGACGACACCGctgtcattttggtaccggtctCGTCGTCATcagtggccggaggagagaacAGTCGACCAAAATATGGCCGGCTGCCgctgcgagagagagagagagagagagagagagagagagagagagagagagagagagagagagagaaatatgatttttataaaaaatcccattttgaaatttaCGATGGTGCCActgagtttcttttgaccata
Protein-coding regions in this window:
- the LOC18774280 gene encoding pectin acetylesterase 5 isoform X2, whose translation is MAVENLASNSMANISWLHGLLWWRNWGKREWAISAIGFAVFVFALAFVSYSWISDPDSNLSSSFHRITATDLVDLTLLHNATRRGAVCLDGSLPGYHYQKGFGSGANSWVLYIEGGGWCNTIESCFWRREIHLGSSKHMGHRVHFTGILSPHQAQNPEFFNWNRVKVQYCDGASLAGHPDKELRNGTRLFFRGQLIWEALMDKFFSLGLSKAKQDAPLVDWRLLYIVMNFVVFCLRMKDVIENPTMRYFFHDVFILHGLRKSLHKDCIARKEPAECLFPKEIIKNIATPVFLLHSAYDFWQIQNILIPEGSDLYHYWQKCRLDIHNCNATQVEILKGYRRSLLKALKEFQKNKEGGMFISSCFIHCQAWMTETWHAPTSPRINNKTIAESVGDWYFNRNASKKIDCPFLCNPTCYHVNFTHG
- the LOC18774280 gene encoding pectin acetylesterase 5 isoform X3; its protein translation is MAVENLASNSMANISWLHGLLWWRNWGKREWAISAIGFAVFVFALAFVSYSWISDPDSNLSSSFHRITATDLVDLTLLHNATRRGAVCLDGSLPGYHYQKGFGSGANSWVLYIEGGGWCNTIESCFWRREIHLGSSKHMGHRVHFTGILSPHQAQNPEFFNWNRVKVQYCDGASLAGHPDKELRNGTRLFFRGQLIWEALMDKFFSLGLSKAKQALLAGCSAGGLAALIHCDEFRGLLPKNGLRKSLHKDCIARKEPAECLFPKEIIKNIATPVFLLHSAYDFWQIQNILIPEGSDLYHYWQKCRLDIHNCNATQVEILKGYRRSLLKALKEFQKNKEGGMFISSCFIHCQAWMTETWHAPTSPRINNKTIAESVGDWYFNRNASKKIDCPFLCNPTCYHVNFTHG
- the LOC18774280 gene encoding pectin acetylesterase 5 isoform X1, with amino-acid sequence MAVENLASNSMANISWLHGLLWWRNWGKREWAISAIGFAVFVFALAFVSYSWISDPDSNLSSSFHRITATDLVDLTLLHNATRRGAVCLDGSLPGYHYQKGFGSGANSWVLYIEGGGWCNTIESCFWRREIHLGSSKHMGHRVHFTGILSPHQAQNPEFFNWNRVKVQYCDGASLAGHPDKELRNGTRLFFRGQLIWEALMDKFFSLGLSKAKQALLAGCSAGGLAALIHCDEFRGLLPKNVTVKCLADAGFFLDEKDVIENPTMRYFFHDVFILHGLRKSLHKDCIARKEPAECLFPKEIIKNIATPVFLLHSAYDFWQIQNILIPEGSDLYHYWQKCRLDIHNCNATQVEILKGYRRSLLKALKEFQKNKEGGMFISSCFIHCQAWMTETWHAPTSPRINNKTIAESVGDWYFNRNASKKIDCPFLCNPTCYHVNFTHG